One window of the Archaeoglobus sulfaticallidus PM70-1 genome contains the following:
- a CDS encoding histone deacetylase family protein produces the protein MKIVFDERFYDVYTHDPAASPGRLECIVEELRDYEFVEPSPASESDILLVHTPSHLEFVKTMQSVYEISCLSAGSAIRASEIAFEEPAFSLARPPGHHASPNSSWGFCYFNNIAISVRRLIVNSKIEKAVIVDFDLHYGDGTANTFEDDGRVKYYHMPKDDIDGIVEFLEKSEYDIIAVSAGFDKHVDDWGSYLMTEDYREIGKIIREFSERCDGRRYAVLEGGYSTKVLGKNVKAFIRGFE, from the coding sequence ATGAAAATAGTGTTTGACGAGAGATTTTATGATGTATATACTCATGATCCTGCAGCATCTCCCGGAAGGCTTGAATGCATAGTTGAAGAATTGAGAGATTATGAGTTCGTAGAACCTTCTCCAGCCAGCGAGTCTGACATACTTCTCGTTCACACTCCCTCACATTTAGAGTTCGTAAAGACAATGCAGAGTGTATATGAAATCTCGTGCCTTTCAGCCGGATCAGCAATCAGAGCTTCAGAAATAGCCTTTGAAGAGCCAGCATTCTCTCTTGCCCGCCCGCCTGGACACCACGCCAGTCCAAACAGCTCATGGGGATTCTGCTACTTCAACAACATAGCCATATCAGTCAGGAGATTGATAGTGAACTCAAAAATAGAGAAGGCTGTTATAGTTGACTTCGATCTCCATTATGGTGATGGCACAGCCAACACATTCGAGGATGATGGGAGAGTTAAATACTACCACATGCCCAAAGATGACATTGATGGTATCGTAGAGTTCCTTGAAAAAAGTGAGTACGATATCATAGCAGTTTCCGCAGGATTCGACAAGCATGTAGACGACTGGGGGAGCTATCTCATGACAGAGGATTATAGGGAGATCGGCAAGATAATCAGAGAGTTCTCTGAGAGGTGCGATGGAAGGAGATATGCAGTTTTAGAGGGAGGGTACTCCACAAAAGTTCTAGGTAAGAATGTAAAAGCTTTTATAAGAGGATTTGAATGA
- a CDS encoding peptidase U32 family protein — MQVMSPDIRAETVYVGLRGFSRYSDKNALSIDEINELSKDKNVFVALNRIRGLDPVAEVVEVIERLKCKGVILNDAGLIWKVSVMKNKKKIVSSVGLNPLNELDIEFLKSIGADVVVIPPELNSDISIKKDVEIEAFGFALIEMFYKGKCMISSYFNGISTKKSGLCTKKCCRRWKVVFEDKEVCEVSFNPKAVMFEFDERSDFRPDYVKLEGRQFRRFDDGAGNQHPDA; from the coding sequence ATGCAGGTAATGTCCCCCGATATCAGAGCAGAAACAGTATATGTGGGATTAAGAGGATTCAGCAGGTACTCAGATAAAAATGCTCTATCTATCGATGAAATCAATGAACTGAGTAAGGATAAAAATGTTTTCGTCGCATTGAACAGGATAAGAGGTTTAGATCCTGTTGCCGAGGTTGTCGAGGTTATTGAACGATTAAAATGTAAGGGTGTTATCCTGAACGATGCTGGACTGATATGGAAAGTTTCTGTTATGAAAAATAAAAAGAAGATCGTTTCAAGTGTCGGATTAAACCCATTAAACGAACTCGACATTGAATTTTTAAAAAGTATCGGGGCCGATGTCGTCGTGATCCCCCCAGAGCTGAATTCTGATATTTCAATCAAGAAGGATGTTGAGATCGAAGCTTTTGGATTCGCATTGATTGAGATGTTTTATAAGGGTAAGTGTATGATCTCGTCATACTTTAATGGTATCAGCACGAAAAAATCCGGCTTATGCACAAAGAAGTGTTGCAGAAGGTGGAAAGTTGTTTTTGAGGATAAGGAGGTTTGTGAGGTGTCTTTTAATCCTAAAGCAGTTATGTTTGAATTTGATGAAAGATCAGATTTCAGGCCAGATTATGTGAAACTGGAAGGAAGACAGTTCAGGAGGTTTGATGATGGAGCTGGTAACCAACATCCCGACGCTTGA
- a CDS encoding type II toxin-antitoxin system VapC family toxin encodes MKIVLDTNVFQNRRFCEWLKKGNHDARISTITYTELLYHYLKKKGKDGREFVDAFLDALKVQVMPFDRECARIASNAAIGRWDFRKKVRDYMIGSLAVKLRCPMITYNVKDFEWISENEIYTPDEFLDAHA; translated from the coding sequence TTGAAAATCGTTCTGGACACCAATGTTTTCCAGAACAGGAGGTTCTGCGAGTGGCTGAAGAAGGGTAACCACGACGCGAGAATCTCGACCATAACATACACCGAACTCCTCTACCACTACCTGAAGAAAAAGGGAAAAGATGGCAGAGAATTCGTTGACGCCTTTCTCGACGCATTGAAAGTTCAGGTGATGCCGTTCGATAGAGAGTGCGCCAGAATTGCAAGCAATGCGGCGATAGGAAGATGGGACTTCAGAAAGAAGGTGAGAGACTACATGATCGGAAGTCTGGCTGTTAAGCTCAGATGCCCGATGATAACATACAATGTAAAAGATTTTGAGTGGATCAGCGAGAACGAGATTTACACGCCCGACGAGTTTTTGGATGCCCACGCGTGA
- a CDS encoding cobalamin B12-binding domain-containing protein, protein MEKKIRVLVAKVGLDGHDRGAKVVARFLRDAGFEVIYSGLHRTPEEVAMAAVQEDVDVIGISLHSGAHMTLVPKVLNYIKEYGGDPSEMVVLVGGIIPEDEFDDLKALGVDGVFIPGTPMSEIINFINEKVKEKKGIKG, encoded by the coding sequence ATGGAGAAGAAGATAAGGGTTCTTGTGGCAAAGGTAGGTCTCGATGGGCATGACAGGGGAGCCAAGGTTGTTGCGAGATTTCTGAGAGATGCCGGATTTGAGGTTATCTACAGCGGTTTGCACAGAACGCCAGAAGAGGTCGCGATGGCTGCAGTGCAGGAGGATGTGGATGTCATAGGCATAAGCCTCCACAGCGGAGCGCACATGACACTCGTTCCAAAGGTTTTGAACTACATAAAGGAGTATGGCGGGGATCCATCAGAGATGGTCGTACTCGTTGGTGGTATAATCCCCGAAGATGAGTTTGATGATCTAAAGGCTCTCGGTGTTGATGGGGTTTTCATCCCTGGAACACCGATGAGCGAAATAATAAACTTCATAAACGAGAAAGTTAAGGAGAAAAAAGGAATAAAGGGTTAG
- the meaB gene encoding methylmalonyl Co-A mutase-associated GTPase MeaB has translation MDVDAIVEGIFSKNKRALARAITYVENDYPEGKEILKRIYPKTGSAHVIGITGFPGVGKSTIVSKLTQEFRTRGKTVGIVAVDPGSPFTGGALLGDRLRMDGLDTNRQLWVDPGVFFRSMSSRGRAGGLSAKTGDVIRLMDAFGFDVIFVETVGAGQSEVDIIEVADTSIVALMPEMGDDIQINKAGILEIGDIYVVNKADLGGAEKTERWIKAMLMMDQEAVEILSKTTHADEALVQSGQIYEKIRRSEWIPPVIKTVAEKGEGIDQLADAIEDHFDYLKKSGRLIETRKKRLSREMVEILVNEIRNYLEKDSKVKFDELVEKVSKNDLDPHTAIENLLEEILK, from the coding sequence ATGGATGTAGATGCGATTGTAGAGGGCATATTTAGCAAAAACAAGAGGGCTCTGGCAAGAGCAATAACCTATGTGGAAAACGATTATCCTGAGGGTAAGGAGATCCTGAAAAGGATCTATCCAAAAACCGGAAGTGCACATGTCATTGGTATTACAGGCTTTCCGGGAGTTGGAAAGAGCACGATTGTTAGCAAACTGACTCAGGAATTCAGGACAAGAGGGAAAACAGTAGGCATAGTCGCTGTCGATCCTGGATCGCCCTTTACGGGTGGAGCTCTGCTTGGTGACAGGCTGAGAATGGATGGACTAGATACGAACAGACAGCTTTGGGTCGATCCAGGGGTGTTCTTCAGGAGCATGAGCTCAAGGGGAAGAGCTGGTGGACTGTCTGCTAAAACTGGTGATGTTATAAGGCTGATGGATGCTTTTGGCTTTGATGTGATCTTCGTCGAGACCGTTGGAGCTGGGCAGAGCGAGGTTGACATAATCGAGGTAGCAGATACATCCATAGTTGCACTGATGCCGGAGATGGGTGATGACATTCAGATAAACAAGGCTGGAATTCTCGAGATTGGTGATATCTATGTTGTCAACAAAGCCGATCTCGGAGGGGCGGAGAAGACCGAAAGGTGGATCAAGGCGATGCTGATGATGGATCAGGAGGCTGTGGAGATTCTGTCGAAGACAACCCATGCGGATGAAGCTTTGGTTCAGAGCGGTCAGATATATGAAAAGATAAGGAGATCTGAATGGATTCCTCCAGTCATAAAAACAGTAGCAGAGAAAGGAGAAGGAATAGATCAGCTGGCTGATGCAATTGAAGACCACTTTGATTACCTCAAGAAATCTGGAAGACTCATTGAGACGAGGAAGAAGAGGCTCAGCAGGGAGATGGTTGAGATACTCGTGAATGAGATAAGGAATTATCTCGAGAAGGATAGCAAGGTAAAATTCGACGAGCTGGTTGAAAAAGTCTCCAAAAATGATCTTGATCCACATACAGCAATAGAGAACCTCCTGGAAGAGATTCTAAAGTAA
- a CDS encoding peptidase U32 family protein: protein MVELLAPGGNAEMVKAVFEAGADSVYVGVKGWSRRALRYEMSDSEIVEVVKIAHDFGGKLRAAINAMPKPSEIDMFRERLDFLYSAGVDAIILNDAGLMRVVSDTYPDIDIVASIGCNILNYEEALFYRKAGAGMVVADCKLTIDEMREIKDKAGVGIEVLVHANTDFTYLGKCWMSSYKALKYEELNGKSYYIGSPNRGGVCFRPCLMRWSLLGDDVYARDFNLPNSMFLLLEEIPSLLEVVDCLKIQGREYSVGLIKEIVRFYRDFVEACSGGEVDFAVWKKKLMDIASRRDAERLRKTMELIKLSEVGV, encoded by the coding sequence ATGGTTGAACTTTTAGCTCCCGGCGGGAATGCTGAGATGGTTAAGGCTGTTTTTGAGGCTGGCGCTGATAGCGTTTATGTTGGAGTTAAGGGATGGAGCAGAAGGGCATTGAGGTATGAAATGTCAGATTCAGAAATAGTTGAGGTTGTAAAAATTGCCCATGATTTCGGTGGTAAGCTCAGAGCAGCGATAAATGCTATGCCTAAGCCATCGGAAATTGACATGTTCAGAGAGAGGCTAGATTTTCTGTATTCTGCTGGAGTGGATGCAATTATACTGAACGATGCTGGTTTGATGAGGGTTGTTAGTGATACCTATCCGGACATTGATATAGTCGCAAGCATTGGATGCAACATACTGAACTATGAGGAGGCTCTGTTCTACAGGAAAGCTGGAGCGGGTATGGTTGTTGCCGACTGCAAACTCACGATAGATGAGATGAGGGAGATCAAAGATAAGGCGGGAGTTGGAATAGAGGTGCTGGTGCATGCCAATACGGATTTCACATACCTCGGTAAGTGCTGGATGAGTAGCTACAAGGCTTTGAAGTATGAGGAGCTGAATGGAAAGAGTTACTATATTGGGAGTCCAAACAGAGGTGGAGTTTGCTTCCGGCCTTGCCTGATGAGGTGGTCTCTGCTTGGTGATGATGTTTATGCGAGGGACTTCAATCTCCCCAACAGTATGTTCCTCCTACTTGAGGAGATTCCGTCACTTCTGGAGGTTGTTGACTGCCTCAAAATCCAGGGTAGAGAGTATTCAGTTGGACTTATAAAAGAGATAGTCAGGTTCTACAGGGATTTTGTTGAAGCTTGCAGCGGTGGAGAGGTTGATTTTGCTGTATGGAAGAAAAAGCTGATGGATATAGCTTCGAGAAGAGACGCCGAGAGACTCAGAAAGACCATGGAGCTTATAAAGTTGTCTGAGGTGGGAGTTTAG
- a CDS encoding ATP:cob(I)alamin adenosyltransferase: protein MAKDVRKTHLLDRSLVDKDSELIKGLGTLDEANAFIGLAKVFARDELVKKYLEKIQMMIFKAGLELISDYRMSEKEYDELLNIIQEFESIVKKPRNFILLEKNESSAFLSVARTVVRRAEREIVGLEKAGKVSLLLVEWLNKLSYLIYLMNLRELDEKYDTVNFE, encoded by the coding sequence ATGGCGAAGGATGTCAGGAAGACCCACTTACTGGATAGAAGTCTCGTTGATAAGGACTCCGAGTTGATTAAAGGCTTAGGCACCCTCGATGAGGCCAATGCGTTCATAGGACTCGCAAAGGTTTTTGCCAGGGATGAACTTGTTAAAAAGTACCTCGAGAAAATCCAGATGATGATATTCAAGGCTGGACTGGAGCTAATCTCAGACTACAGAATGAGTGAGAAGGAGTACGATGAGCTGTTGAATATCATACAAGAGTTCGAAAGTATCGTCAAAAAACCAAGAAATTTTATTTTGCTTGAGAAAAACGAGAGCTCGGCTTTTCTGAGTGTGGCGAGAACCGTGGTAAGAAGAGCAGAGAGGGAAATCGTTGGGCTTGAGAAAGCAGGAAAAGTCTCACTCCTTCTTGTTGAGTGGCTGAACAAGCTCAGCTATCTGATATATCTAATGAACCTGAGAGAGCTTGATGAGAAATACGATACTGTAAATTTCGAGTGA
- a CDS encoding ATP-grasp domain-containing protein produces the protein MDVFLFEYISCGGEAEEDIVVEGLSMFKSLYTGFTKFSNVLSFVNPEYSLSTMYNIPPVRNFEEDFRECCENADYALIIAPEDEGILETLTKIAEKRCENLGSSSKAIAITSSKWLTYLRLKDRVNMPLTSKEPLDVSYVIKPERSCGGAGIDFGSGTVPDGFVAQEFVEGKNLSVSFIVGDEITPLSVNSQLLDHFKYSGALVPANIGKKEEKMVVEEATEAVGCIKGLHGYVGVDVVLSDSPYIIEINARLTTPSIAFEQVYGFNLAELIYKNHAEGHLTFRSKARRVCSISKVNGVRESAMAYHKETSLVVEEVDLSVGRGG, from the coding sequence ATGGATGTCTTTCTCTTCGAATATATTTCGTGCGGAGGTGAAGCTGAAGAGGATATAGTTGTGGAAGGTTTATCGATGTTCAAATCCCTTTATACAGGATTTACAAAATTCTCGAATGTGCTCTCTTTTGTAAATCCAGAATACAGCCTTTCCACCATGTATAACATCCCGCCAGTCAGGAATTTTGAAGAAGACTTCAGAGAATGCTGCGAAAACGCTGATTACGCGTTGATCATAGCTCCTGAAGATGAAGGTATTCTCGAAACTCTCACAAAAATTGCAGAAAAGAGGTGTGAGAACCTTGGATCAAGTTCTAAAGCTATAGCCATCACCTCCAGTAAATGGCTAACATACCTCAGGCTGAAAGACAGGGTTAACATGCCGTTAACCTCAAAAGAACCGCTAGATGTGAGCTATGTAATCAAACCTGAAAGGTCGTGCGGAGGAGCGGGCATAGACTTTGGTTCCGGAACAGTCCCGGACGGATTCGTCGCACAGGAATTTGTCGAGGGCAAGAACCTGAGCGTGAGCTTTATTGTAGGTGATGAGATAACCCCACTGAGCGTAAACTCTCAGCTTCTCGATCACTTCAAATACAGCGGTGCGTTGGTTCCTGCAAATATTGGAAAAAAGGAGGAAAAAATGGTTGTTGAGGAAGCTACAGAGGCTGTAGGCTGCATTAAGGGTCTTCACGGATATGTTGGTGTGGATGTCGTTTTATCTGACTCCCCATACATCATAGAGATAAACGCGAGACTGACAACACCCTCAATAGCATTCGAGCAGGTTTATGGATTCAATCTTGCAGAACTGATCTACAAAAATCATGCTGAAGGCCATCTAACTTTCAGAAGCAAAGCGAGAAGAGTCTGCAGTATTTCGAAGGTGAATGGAGTGAGAGAGAGTGCAATGGCCTATCACAAGGAAACATCTCTGGTTGTTGAAGAGGTTGACTTGAGTGTTGGCCGAGGAGGTTGA
- a CDS encoding AbrB/MazE/SpoVT family DNA-binding domain-containing protein yields MVLVTRKYQITIPKRVREELNIKAGDEVVFIKTEDGYKIVRADDVIKEGVEIFKDIDETIEEMKAGLQEGFD; encoded by the coding sequence ATGGTGTTAGTTACCAGGAAGTACCAGATCACGATACCTAAGAGAGTCAGAGAGGAACTTAACATTAAAGCAGGAGATGAAGTTGTCTTCATCAAAACAGAAGACGGATACAAGATCGTGAGGGCAGATGATGTTATCAAAGAAGGTGTGGAAATATTCAAGGACATAGACGAGACGATAGAGGAAATGAAAGCAGGGTTGCAGGAGGGCTTTGATTGA
- a CDS encoding VIT1/CCC1 transporter family protein: protein MKHSFKTGFSFGLTSAVITTLGLMVGLHSGTHSKIVVIGGILTIAIADAFSDALGIHVSEEAENKHTTKEIWESTISTFLSKFVFALTFVVPLLLFQLSTAIIVSVIWGLSLLGIFSFQIAKEQKTKPWKVVTEHLVIALIVIVITHYVGDWIGSTFS, encoded by the coding sequence ATGAAACACTCATTTAAAACAGGTTTTAGCTTTGGTTTAACCTCTGCAGTAATCACAACTCTTGGATTAATGGTTGGTTTACATTCTGGAACTCACTCAAAGATCGTGGTTATCGGAGGTATATTGACAATAGCAATAGCAGATGCATTTTCAGATGCATTGGGGATACATGTTTCCGAAGAGGCTGAGAATAAGCACACTACAAAGGAAATATGGGAATCAACTATTTCCACTTTTTTGTCCAAATTTGTTTTTGCATTGACATTTGTTGTTCCTCTTCTATTGTTTCAATTATCAACGGCGATTATAGTAAGTGTTATCTGGGGTCTATCTTTGCTGGGGATTTTCAGCTTCCAAATCGCTAAAGAGCAAAAAACAAAACCCTGGAAAGTGGTAACAGAACACCTAGTTATTGCATTAATAGTTATAGTCATAACACATTATGTCGGTGATTGGATTGGTTCAACATTTAGCTAA
- a CDS encoding carbon-nitrogen family hydrolase, which translates to MREMNMISAIGQLRISPDRDVNLMKALSLIKRAIQVNAKLVVLPELFNTGFYPKNYELVEDNIEDEIDLILKLSERRDITIVGSVAEKENGKLYNSAVVIHRGEILGKYRKTHLFPLTEERKYFSTGNELKVVDTPVGKIGLMICYEVRFPEIARYLVRKGAEILAIPAEFPKERINHWKILLKARAIENQCFVFGANCAEGEDAYPGSSMIVDPWGNVLVEGGDRQEIIMAEIDIGEVEKTRRKFPFLRDFRNDLFSGL; encoded by the coding sequence ATGAGAGAGATGAACATGATTTCAGCCATCGGACAGCTCAGGATCTCCCCGGACAGGGATGTAAATCTGATGAAGGCTCTGAGCCTCATAAAGAGAGCCATTCAGGTTAATGCAAAACTTGTGGTTCTGCCGGAGTTGTTCAACACAGGCTTCTATCCGAAAAACTACGAACTAGTGGAGGACAATATAGAGGATGAAATCGATCTGATACTGAAGCTTTCTGAGAGGAGAGATATCACGATAGTGGGCAGTGTCGCAGAGAAGGAAAACGGTAAGCTTTACAACTCCGCAGTAGTTATACATCGCGGAGAGATTCTGGGGAAGTACAGAAAGACTCATCTCTTTCCTTTAACTGAGGAGAGAAAGTACTTCTCCACGGGAAATGAGCTGAAGGTTGTCGATACTCCTGTTGGTAAGATCGGGCTTATGATATGCTATGAGGTCAGATTTCCGGAGATAGCGAGGTATCTTGTGAGAAAGGGTGCTGAAATACTCGCGATCCCTGCGGAATTTCCAAAAGAGAGGATCAACCACTGGAAAATTCTGCTGAAAGCCAGAGCAATAGAGAACCAGTGCTTTGTTTTCGGTGCGAACTGTGCGGAAGGCGAGGATGCGTATCCCGGAAGCTCGATGATAGTAGATCCGTGGGGCAATGTGCTGGTTGAGGGAGGAGACAGGCAGGAGATCATAATGGCGGAGATAGATATCGGTGAGGTGGAGAAAACCAGGAGAAAATTCCCATTTTTGAGGGATTTCAGGAACGACCTCTTCAGCGGGTTATAA
- a CDS encoding winged helix-turn-helix domain-containing protein, whose product MTDEGSWKEYSTSLEKSKEYHRRYHIAVSSPLRRKILKLIAEGKNKQEIAKSLGLSEKNLDYHLKILEHGFCIKINGDRISLTKEGEIIYYVD is encoded by the coding sequence ATGACTGATGAGGGTAGCTGGAAGGAGTACAGCACATCTCTTGAAAAGAGCAAGGAGTATCATAGGAGGTACCACATAGCAGTCTCAAGCCCATTAAGGAGGAAGATTCTAAAGCTCATCGCGGAGGGAAAGAATAAGCAGGAGATTGCTAAATCTCTTGGATTGAGCGAAAAAAATCTTGATTACCATTTGAAGATTCTTGAGCATGGATTCTGCATAAAGATCAATGGAGACAGGATTTCACTGACTAAAGAGGGAGAGATAATATATTATGTCGATTGA
- a CDS encoding peptidase U32 family protein, which yields MMELVTNIPTLEQMSKCSIEPYDAIYLGNPYCMKYDGNLTSNFEDLRIAVEMLREMGKRVYISTFSAPRNSDLPEVFRLIDLVADLEVDAIESTNFGVISYVKREYDLRVHAGGLTNIYTSATVELLKSIGVERVMPAYELPLEDIAGIKAAGVEVEVVVHGKIPLGISHECFLLEFEKNVGVECPHICKREMVFRSGDLVLKPFGHATLSGKDVCMYEHIDELRKVGVDALRVETISERIGYREKVGNIYRNLLERGFDRNDFEKLMEIAKYGICNGFYFNKAGQIYVGSEVV from the coding sequence ATGATGGAGCTGGTAACCAACATCCCGACGCTTGAGCAGATGAGTAAATGCAGTATAGAGCCGTACGATGCGATATATCTTGGAAATCCATACTGTATGAAGTACGATGGAAACCTGACATCCAACTTCGAAGACCTCAGGATCGCGGTGGAGATGCTGAGGGAGATGGGAAAGAGGGTGTATATCTCCACATTCTCTGCCCCAAGAAATTCGGATCTGCCTGAGGTTTTCAGACTGATAGATCTGGTTGCCGATCTAGAGGTGGATGCGATAGAATCGACGAATTTTGGAGTTATAAGCTATGTGAAGAGAGAGTACGATCTGAGGGTTCATGCCGGAGGGTTAACGAACATCTACACATCGGCAACTGTAGAGTTACTCAAAAGCATAGGTGTGGAGAGGGTTATGCCAGCATATGAGCTACCGCTTGAAGACATTGCAGGAATTAAGGCTGCAGGTGTGGAAGTGGAAGTTGTTGTTCATGGCAAGATTCCACTAGGGATTTCACATGAATGCTTCCTGCTCGAGTTCGAGAAAAATGTGGGAGTTGAGTGTCCGCATATCTGCAAGAGGGAGATGGTTTTCAGGAGCGGAGATCTGGTGCTCAAACCTTTCGGGCATGCCACACTCAGCGGAAAGGACGTTTGCATGTATGAGCACATTGATGAGCTGAGAAAGGTTGGTGTCGATGCTCTGAGGGTGGAAACGATATCTGAAAGAATTGGTTACAGGGAAAAGGTAGGAAATATTTACAGGAATTTGCTGGAGAGAGGTTTTGACAGAAATGATTTTGAAAAACTCATGGAGATTGCGAAGTATGGTATATGCAACGGATTCTACTTCAACAAAGCTGGACAGATATATGTTGGATCCGAGGTGGTGTAA
- a CDS encoding PAS domain S-box protein yields the protein MDKNRLISALYEISMNIKPENPGKLVETFLITTSRNFGFSYAYAEVPKLNLKIEIPKKAVYAHKISFEKKACRIIFGGKKEIPAEYFSAIELLVEKLDSVLECLLLADERYRKIVENIKDIIILVNNDGVVVEANNAAEKVLGKIIGKKLDKKWYDGFITHEGRFYSSSIYNLKDVGKVVIVSDITEKVKLEKEKEFVEKIIETANSLIVGLDEKGRIVMFNRKCEEITGYAREEVLGKNWFDIFVPRVEYTLKIFKKTLEIGWNSYIHPIRAKTGEKIISWSNTVVEREGERIIVAIGNDITDEVSARRRAEELSELFRVINKIMRHDILNDLSIVVGALELYMENKDVFLIEKAIKAAYKSINLIKEIRQLESLALSGKTLKPTPIKPVLEELAKYYSIPINIDGNCIVLADEAISSLFDNIIRNAVIHGKTNRIDIKVKRKNGVCEVRIADYGRGIPNEIKKKIFDEGFSHGETKGTGLGLYVAKKVMERYGGSISIEDNNPKGAVFVLRFKAVWGKMLV from the coding sequence GTGGACAAAAATAGGTTAATTTCCGCGTTATATGAAATCTCCATGAACATAAAACCTGAAAATCCAGGAAAACTCGTAGAAACCTTTCTCATAACTACATCCAGGAATTTTGGATTCAGTTACGCCTATGCAGAAGTGCCAAAGCTCAATCTAAAAATAGAGATTCCAAAGAAAGCCGTTTATGCCCATAAAATCTCATTTGAAAAGAAGGCTTGCAGGATCATTTTTGGAGGGAAAAAGGAGATACCAGCCGAATACTTTTCCGCTATTGAGCTACTAGTTGAAAAGCTTGACTCTGTACTTGAATGTCTCTTACTTGCCGACGAAAGATACAGAAAGATTGTTGAGAACATAAAAGATATAATCATTCTCGTTAATAACGATGGGGTCGTTGTTGAAGCAAATAACGCTGCTGAAAAAGTTCTTGGAAAGATAATTGGAAAAAAACTTGATAAGAAATGGTATGATGGTTTTATAACGCATGAAGGCAGATTTTACAGTTCATCGATTTACAATTTGAAAGATGTTGGAAAGGTGGTAATTGTAAGCGACATCACTGAAAAAGTAAAACTTGAAAAGGAAAAAGAGTTTGTTGAAAAGATAATTGAGACCGCTAACTCACTGATAGTTGGTTTGGACGAAAAGGGCAGAATAGTTATGTTCAACAGAAAATGCGAGGAAATAACAGGATATGCTCGAGAAGAGGTTCTCGGAAAAAACTGGTTCGATATTTTCGTGCCTAGGGTGGAATACACCTTAAAAATATTTAAGAAAACCCTTGAAATAGGTTGGAACAGCTACATACATCCTATCAGAGCAAAGACCGGAGAAAAGATCATATCTTGGAGTAATACTGTTGTGGAACGAGAAGGTGAGAGAATAATAGTCGCTATCGGGAACGATATAACTGACGAGGTGAGTGCAAGAAGAAGGGCTGAGGAATTATCTGAGCTTTTTAGAGTGATAAACAAAATAATGCGTCACGATATACTTAACGATCTTTCAATTGTTGTCGGAGCTCTTGAGCTTTACATGGAAAATAAAGATGTATTCCTCATTGAAAAAGCGATTAAAGCCGCATATAAATCAATTAATCTCATAAAAGAGATAAGACAACTTGAATCCTTAGCTTTATCAGGTAAAACATTAAAGCCAACCCCGATTAAACCTGTTCTTGAGGAACTAGCAAAATATTACTCGATTCCCATTAACATAGATGGTAATTGCATAGTTCTGGCTGATGAGGCTATTTCGTCGCTTTTTGATAACATCATAAGGAATGCTGTGATCCATGGAAAAACAAACAGAATTGATATAAAAGTGAAGAGAAAGAACGGGGTCTGTGAGGTCAGGATTGCTGATTATGGTAGAGGTATCCCCAATGAAATTAAGAAGAAGATATTTGATGAAGGGTTCAGCCATGGTGAAACAAAGGGCACAGGCTTAGGACTTTATGTGGCCAAGAAGGTAATGGAGAGGTATGGTGGCAGTATTAGCATTGAGGATAACAACCCAAAAGGCGCTGTTTTTGTTTTGAGATTTAAGGCTGTATGGGGAAAAATGCTGGTCTAA